One part of the Triplophysa rosa linkage group LG5, Trosa_1v2, whole genome shotgun sequence genome encodes these proteins:
- the LOC130554236 gene encoding cerebellin-2: MLMLTALLMLFTQSTQGQDLLSPQINILDELGKIKTLEQTMKSMETELERLRVENKAQADMLKSLCDAMNDTNIKVDELINQNAASKVAFSASLVSSHGPHNIGPVFGEFHTLVYNHVYLNTGNAYDSNTGIFTAPIRGVYAFRVFSKAHGDPEKALTAGLFKNDQHIFSTHAYQRSGFISSSNGVSLLLEKGHEVKVNLYPRNWIFDNGEHHHSTFSGHLLFQM, encoded by the exons ATGTTGATGCTTACGGCTCTTTTAATGCTCTTTACACAGTCCACACAAGGGCAAGACTTACTTTCCCCACAAATCAACATTCTTGATGAACTTGGCAAGATAAAAACCTTGGAACAAACTATGAAATCGATGGAAACTGAGCTGGAAAGACTAAGGGTAGAAAACAAAG cacAGGCCGACATGTTGAAGTCTTTGTGTGATGCAatgaatgacacaaatattaaagtGGATGAACTAATAAACCAAAATGCAG CTTCAAAAGTGGCTTTCTCAGCATCTCTTGTGAGCAGTCACGGACCACACAACATTGGACCTGTGTTTGGTGAATTTCACACCCTGGTGTACAACCATGTCTATCTCAATACTGGAAACGCCTATGATTCCAACACAG GAATCTTCACAGCGCCAATCAGAGGAGTCTATGCGTTCAGGGTCTTTTCCAAAGCTCATGGAGATCCAGAGAAAGCTCTTACTGCAGGCCTGTTTAAAAATGACCAGCATATATTTTCTACACACGCATATCAACGCTCCGGCTTCATCAGCTCTTCAAATGGTGTTTCTCTGCTTCTAGAAAAAGGCCATGAGGTCAAAGTAAATCTCTATCCGCGCAACTGGATCTTTGACAACGGTGAACATCATCACAGCACATTCAGTGGACACctgctttttcaaatgtaa